A stretch of DNA from Gymnodinialimonas sp. 57CJ19:
CCTTCATCGGCTACAAGCTGGTGTTCGGCCGCTCTGCACCGCTGTTTGGCTCGGCGTTCCTTCTGCCCGAGCGGCGCGACATTGATCTGCCGTTGGTCGGCGGCTCTGCGGTCTTCGGGATCGGGTGGGGCATCGCGGGCTTTTGCCCCGGCGGCGCATTGCCCGCCCTCGGGACCGGACAGTGGGAGGTATTTGCCTTCACAGGGGCTCTCGGCCTTGGCATCATCGTGGCGCGACGCGTTCAGATCGCCATGGCTGCAAAGGCCTGACATCCAAAACGACAGGAGATTGATATGCCCAACTACCCCGTCAACATGGATATTGAGCCGCTAGTTGAAGGCTTCTTCGACGAAGGCACCAATACGATCAGCTATATCGTGAAGGATCCGGCCTCTGACGCTTGTGCGGTGGTCGATACGGTGATGGACATCGACTATGCGGCGGGGCGGATTACCTCGGCCCATGCGGACGCGCTGATTGCCCGCATCCAAGAACAGGGCCTGACGCTGGAATGGATTATCGAGACCCACGTCCATGCCGATCACCTGTCAGCCGCCCCCTATATTCAGGAGAAGTTGGGCGGCAAGACCGGTGTCGGGGCCAATATCATGGTGATCCAGGACACTTTTGGGAAAGTGTTTAATGAGGGCACCGATTTCCAGCGCGACGGCAGCCAGTTTGATGCGCTGTTCAATGATGGCGACACCTACATGATCGGCACGATGCCGGTGTTCGTGATGGCCACACCGGGTCACACGCCCGCCTGCATGGTGCATGTCATGGGTAACGCCGCCTTTGCGGGGGATACGCTGTTCATGCCCGACGGCGGATCGGCGCGCGCGGATTTTCCCGGCGGGGACGCGGGCGAGCTTTACGACAGCATCCAGAAAGTTCTGTCTTTGCCCGACGAGATGCGCCTGTTCATGTGCCACGACTACGGGCCGGGGGGCCGCGCGGTTGCGTGGGAAACCACGGTGGCTGAGCAGAAGGCCAGCAATATCCACGTGGGTGGCGGCAAAACCCGAGACGACTTCATCGCGTTTCGCACGGAACGCGACGCGCAGCTGGCGATGCCCAAGCTGATTATCCCATCGCTGCAAGTGAACATGCGGGCGGGTGAAATTCCCAAGGATGCTGACGGTAACCCGGTGTTGAAAGTGCCTGTGAACGGCTTGTAGCGCAGCCTAACCCGCAAGCAGCACGGCAACGATCCTGTTGATCACCGCGTCTTGTCCACGGGTGTCGCCAATCTGAAGGCAGAGGCTCCGGTTCAGGGCAATCTTCTCGGCAAACGGCGCCACCAAACGCCCGCGCTGCAGGGGCTCGTTTACCAAGAAACCGTGCCCCATCAATACGCCCGCGCTGTTCTTGGCCTCTTCCAATGCCAAGCCGTAGAGCGAGAATGTCGGCCCCGGCGTGCGCAGGTCCAATCCAGCGCTCACACCCGCGTTCCATGTCTCCCAATCGGCGTGCCAGTTCACGTCACTCAGCAATGTCTCAGCCGATAGGTCCGTCGGGGTGGTTAGGCGTGCGGCAATGTCCGGAGCGCAGACGGGGAAAATCTCATCCCGCGCGATGGCAAGTGCGTCGTCCATGTCCCCGTGGTCCAGTACGAAAAGGCTCAGATCAAACGGCTCCCGCTTCAGGTTCGGCGGCGTTTCGCGGGCAGTGACAGAGACCCGCAGATCGGGCACCGCCGCCCGCAAGGCCCCAAGGCGCGGCGCAAGCCAGAGGTGTGCGACGCTTGGCAATGCCGCGATGCGGATCGTCAGGGGGCTGGCCTTGCGCAACAGGCCCACCACTGCGCCCCCCATGATATCAAAGGCTTGGGTCAAATCCGCCGCCGCACTGCGGCCTGCGTCATTCAAGCTGACGCCTTGGGCGTGGCGGTCAAACAGCCCCATGCCCAACCACGCCTCCAGCGCTTTGATCTGTTGCGACACGGCGGCGGGGGTCACGCAAAGCTCATCAGCGGCGGCGACAAAACTGCCAAGGCGGGCGACGGCCTCAAACACGCGCAGACCGTTCAGGGGCGGCAGGTTTGGGCGTTTGGAAGGAATGGTCATGCTAGGCATAGATATTCTACGCCTAAGGCGAAGTAAATCTCGTTTGCGCGATGGGGCGATGGCGTGGTCGTGTGGTGCAAGTGTCGCGCACCCGCGCAGCCCCCTCAAAGCAAGCAGAGCCCAACGATGACGCAATACTTCTCAGCCCCAATTGACCAAACTGACCCGTTGATCGCCGACGCCTTGAAGGCCGAGCTCACGCGGCAACAGACCCAGATCGAGCTGATCGCGTCCGAGAATATCGTCAGCCGTGCCGTTTTGGATGCCCTTGGCCACGAGATGACCAACAAGACGTTGGAAGGCTACCCCGGCGCGAGGTTTCATGGGGGCGGGCAGAACGTGGATGTGGTGGAGCAAGCCGCGATTGACCGAGCCTGTGCGCTGTTTGATTGCGCTTATGCCAACGTGCAGCCCCACTCTGGCAGCCAAGCCAATCTTGCGGTGTTCTTTGCCCTTCTCAAACCCGGCGACCGGGTGTTGAGCCTAGATCTGGCCGCTGGCGGTCACCTGAGCCACGGTCTGTCCGCCAACCTCTCGGGCCGTTGGTTTGAGGCGCATCACTACGGCGTGGATCGTGGCACCGGCACCATTAACTACGACACGGTCGAGGCCCGCGCCCAGGAGGTGCAGCCCAAGTTGCTGATCGCGGGCGGCTCTGCCTACCCCCGCACGCTGGATTTTGCCCGACTGGAGCAGATTGCCGAGAAGGTCGGGGCGTATTTTATGGTCGATATGGCCCATATCGCCGGATTGGTCGCGGGCGGGGTGCATCCGTCGCCTATTCCCCATGCGGATATCGTGACCTGCACCACCACCAAAACCCTGCGGGGCCCTCGCGGCGGGTTGATCCTGTCGCGTGATGAGGCATGGCGCAAGAAGCTGCAATCTTCCGTGTTTCCGGGCGTCCAAGGCAGCCTTCACACGCAGGTTCTGGCCGCCAAAGCGGTGTGCCTGGGCGAAGCACTGGATCCCTCGTTCAAGGATTACGCCGCCCGCGTGGTGGACAATGCCGCCGCCCTATCACGAGCCTTGCAAGCGGGCGGGATCGACATCGTGTCCGGCGGGACGGACACCCATATTGTGCTGCTGGACCTGAGCCGCCATGGCATCTTGGGCCGCGAAGCAGAGGCGCTATTGGATCAGGCCAACATCACCAGCAACAAGAATCCGGTGCCCTACGACGTGGCGAACCCGAACAAATGGGTGGGCCTGCGCCTTGGGGTGGCAGCGGCCACCACGCGCGGCTTCTCGGCGTCAGATTTCGACCGGTTAGGCACAGAGATTGCGGCCATTGTGACGGCAGATGATGGCTCGCGGGACCAGCGGTTGGCGTCGGCTCGGATGATGACGGCAGAGCTTTGCGCGAGCTATCCGATTTATGGGGTGGAGGGGCGATGATTGGTTGTAATGTCTAAGTCGGAAAACCAATATTCTGATAGAATGGAAATATTCTGTTTCGAATAGTTGAAAAGTGCGTCCACACCCTTCGGATCACCTCTTCCTCATTTGAGGAATTGGTAAACCAATATGAGGGGTTTCAGCAATGGCGCGCACATCAGAGCAAAGCCGCAGCCTGGGGGATGATCTTCCCGACACCATGGGGGCATGGGTACTTGGCGACCCAGAGGAGTTGACCCTAACGGATAAGCCAATGCCCTCACCGGGCCGGGCCGAAGTTTTGGTGCGCATCGACGCTGTCGCGATCTGCGCCACCGATCTGGAGATCCTGACCTATGGCACCCCGGCGCTGATCGAGGGCGGGCCCCCATTCAACAAAAACTACACGCCGGGCCATGAGTATATGGGCACCGTCGCGGCGCTGGGGCCGGGGGTAGATGAATTCGCCGTGGGTGACCGGGTGACGGTAGAAATCCACGCGGGCTGCGGCCAATGCAAACGGCGTCGCATGGGAATGTATACCTCGTGCCACAACTATGGACTCAACTACGGGGACAGGAATAAAGGCCATCGCGCCAATGGATTCACCACCGGTGGGGGCTTTGCGGAGTACGCGGTTAACAACGTTTACACATTGATCCGGGTCCCCGACGCGATGTCCGATGAGGAGGCCACGTTGGTGGTGACGGCGGGCACCTCCATGTACGGGCTGACGGAATTCGGCGGCTTGGTGGCTGGCGAAAACGTCGTGGTGATCGGGCCGGGGCCCATTGGGTTGCTGGCGGTGGCCGTAGCCAAGGCGCTTGGCGCGTCGCCGGTGGTGTTGGCGGCACGCGCGAAAGCCGCAATGCCATTGGCCTGCAATTGGGGGCCGATCACGTGATTGATGCCCGATTCGAGGATGTCGTGGCACGGGTGAAGTAACTGACGGGCAAGGGCGCGGATTACGTCGTGGATTGCGCGGGCAATGAGACGACGGTGAACCAAGCCGTCGCCATGACCAACCGGGGCGGCAAGATTTGTCTTGCGGCCTTTCCGAAAAACGCGGTGGAATTCGACCTCGGTGCGTTGGCGGTTAACAACATTTACCTTTATGGCATCCGGGGCGAGGGGCGTTCGGCCACCCACCGCGCGATGGCCCTCATGGAAGCGGGCACCTTTGACGCCAGCTTGATTCACATCCATACGTTTCCGATGGACGATCTGCCCACCGCGCTGAAATACGCGAAAGAGCGGATCGACGATGCCATCAAAGTTGTCGTATCCAACAGGCCGGGCGTCGTTGGCGGCGCGAAATCCAAAGGACCACAGATATGACCAAAGCAAGACGCGGCATCTACGCCGCCGCCGTGACGCCTTTTGACCAAAACGGACGCGTGCAGCAGGAAAAACTCGTTGGCTATTGCCAGCATTTGCTAAGCGATGGCGGCTGTGACGGCGTGGCCCCCATTGGCACCACCGGAGAGGGAACCTCGACCGCGATGGCGGACCGGTTGGCCCTGCCTGCCGCCTTCGCGGAGGCCGGAATTGAAGCGGACCGGGTGATTTTCGGCACCGGTGCGCCCTCGCTTCCTGATTGCGTCGAACTGACCTCTGCGGCCTGTGCGTCGGGCTATTTTAACGCGCTGATCCTGCCGCCATACTACTATAAGAATGCCTCCGATGACGGGTTGTTCGCCTTCTATGCCTCGGTGATCGAGCAGGTGGGGCGCGATGATCTGCGCATCTTCTTGTATCATTTCCCGCAGATGTCGATGGTGCCCTTCAGCACCGATCTGGTCCTCCGCTTGAAGACTGAATTTGGCCCGATCATTGCGGGTCTCAAGGACAGCAGCGGCGATTTTGAGCAGTCGCGCGGCTTCATTGAGGCGACGGGCGGTGTGGCTGAAGATTTCGACGTTTACCCCTCGTCCGAGGCGTTCTTGTGGGACGGACTGTCGACCGGCTCTGCGGGCATTATCTCGGGCTCGACCAACCTCACGGCGCGCGCGGTTCAAGCCGCGAAGAATGCCCCCGAGGGTCCGGCCCGAGACGCCGCGATGGAGGTCGTGCGCACAGCCCGCGCCACGGCGTCAAAGTACCCACTGATGGCGTCGATGAAGACCGCAGAAAGCTGGCGCAGCGGCGATGAAACCTGGTTAACGATGCAGCCCCCTCTGCGCCCGATGCCAGAAGAACAAAAAGCGGCGTTCAAGAAAGATCTGGACGCGATAACGGCCATTTAACCCCGGAGGACACCATGACCACCTCCCAGACCCATGGCCCCGACCATGTTGTGATTAACCAAGATCCCACAGCTTTCGCCCATTGGCCCGATGGCCTTTATCAAGAGATGTTGGGCGATCTGGACAACGGGTGCGTGGGGTCGGTTCTGGTGTCCGAGACGGAAACGATGCGGATCTGGCACCTGCATATCCCTGCCGGGGGGCGGTGCCGTTTCCACCGCCATGTGAACCGCTATTTCTGGTCCGCACTGGGGGACGGAAAAGCGCGGGGATACTTCTCTTCCGGCGTAATAAATGATGTGGTGCACTACGCCGGAGAGACCAAGCATTTCGACTATGGTGATGGGGATCACATGGTCCATTCCGTTGAAAACATTGGCGAAACGGACTTGCTGTTCACGACGGTAGAATTCATTGACGGCCCCAATACTCCGCTTGCCGTGCCCGATGAGGTGCGGCTGAAAAAGCCGAATTGAACCCCGGTCAGGCGCGGCTACGAGAGATGGGGAGCAAGACAGCAGAATTGTCCAAGTCCCCCTCATCGTGGCGCAGGGCTTCCTCCATCATTTCCAGATAGGTCCGGGTGAATGGCAACCCTTGCCCGGTGGCCTGCGCTTGGGCTTGGATCAAGGAGAAGTCCTTGGCCGATTTGCGATGCAACCTTGCGGGGCGAAATCACGGTTAACCATTGGCGCGCCCTTTGCATCCATGACGGCGGAATAGGCGGCAGAAGCCTGGGCGAGTTCCAGAAACTCACCACCCGCCAATCCAATGCTTTCGGCAAAGATCAGCCCTCCACCAAGGCCGCGCGGTGAAGGCCGAGCACAAGATTGATCGCCAGTTTGGCCCGGTTACCATTGCCGATTTCGCCCACATGAATGTGGTGCCGCGCGATGGCGTCCAATAGCGGCGTGACCGTTTCGGCAGAGGCCAAATCTCCGGCCACAAGAAGCAAGACATCGCCCTACGCCAGGCCCTTGCTGGTGCCGGAAATCGGCGCCTCCAACAGAGTGATTCCTTTCGGCCGCGCGTCAGCGGCAAGGGCCGCCATGCGGTCCGGGTCACAGGTGCTGAGCGAGATCAGGATTGTTTGCGACACCGGGGCCTGCGCGATCAGCTCGGCCAATTGGTCGGTGTCATACACGCAGGAAAACACCACGTCGGCGGCCCAAACCTCGGCTGCCAGCGCCATGCTGTCATCGGGGTGAGATGTCGTGAGGTCCACGACCACTTGCCCCGCTCGAGTCGGTAAATCTGCCATAACTTCCGCGACTTGCGCTGTGCTTGGCACCACGAAAAGGATCACGTCGCAACCCGCCACATCATCACTAACCGCCACAGAAAGCCCCGCCACCTGTCGCTGTTCTGCTTTGCGATCGCGGGCCGTGTGAAGCACGCCCGCGCGGTCCAGACAGCGGGCGATGCCGCCGCCCATCTGACTAATGGCAACGACGCCAATCCGGGTCATGAGGAGCCTTCTTTCTGCGCCGCGAGCATATCGGCGAGGGTCGACAGTGCTTGGTTAGACAGGAGCAGTTCCACCGGGTCGCCCGTTGCGGCCGAAATATCGGCGGCCAGATAGCTTTCCATCACCATCCGCGCACGGGCAGGCGAGACCAACGGGTCACGATCGAGCAGGACCGACTCCAGAAAATGCACCGTTTCCAGGCCCATTTGCCCTGCATACATGTG
This window harbors:
- a CDS encoding DUF6691 family protein; the protein is MRLIIAYAIGIIFGVGISISGMANPAKVLNFFDVAGTWDPSLIFVMGGALVTTFIGYKLVFGRSAPLFGSAFLLPERRDIDLPLVGGSAVFGIGWGIAGFCPGGALPALGTGQWEVFAFTGALGLGIIVARRVQIAMAAKA
- the glyA gene encoding serine hydroxymethyltransferase, with product MTQYFSAPIDQTDPLIADALKAELTRQQTQIELIASENIVSRAVLDALGHEMTNKTLEGYPGARFHGGGQNVDVVEQAAIDRACALFDCAYANVQPHSGSQANLAVFFALLKPGDRVLSLDLAAGGHLSHGLSANLSGRWFEAHHYGVDRGTGTINYDTVEARAQEVQPKLLIAGGSAYPRTLDFARLEQIAEKVGAYFMVDMAHIAGLVAGGVHPSPIPHADIVTCTTTKTLRGPRGGLILSRDEAWRKKLQSSVFPGVQGSLHTQVLAAKAVCLGEALDPSFKDYAARVVDNAAALSRALQAGGIDIVSGGTDTHIVLLDLSRHGILGREAEALLDQANITSNKNPVPYDVANPNKWVGLRLGVAAATTRGFSASDFDRLGTEIAAIVTADDGSRDQRLASARMMTAELCASYPIYGVEGR
- a CDS encoding MBL fold metallo-hydrolase, giving the protein MPNYPVNMDIEPLVEGFFDEGTNTISYIVKDPASDACAVVDTVMDIDYAAGRITSAHADALIARIQEQGLTLEWIIETHVHADHLSAAPYIQEKLGGKTGVGANIMVIQDTFGKVFNEGTDFQRDGSQFDALFNDGDTYMIGTMPVFVMATPGHTPACMVHVMGNAAFAGDTLFMPDGGSARADFPGGDAGELYDSIQKVLSLPDEMRLFMCHDYGPGGRAVAWETTVAEQKASNIHVGGGKTRDDFIAFRTERDAQLAMPKLIIPSLQVNMRAGEIPKDADGNPVLKVPVNGL
- a CDS encoding NAD(P)-binding domain-containing protein, with the translated sequence MTRIGVVAISQMGGGIARCLDRAGVLHTARDRKAEQRQVAGLSVAVSDDVAGCDVILFVVPSTAQVAEVMADLPTRAGQVVVDLTTSHPDDSMALAAEVWAADVVFSCVYDTDQLAELIAQAPVSQTILISLSTCDPDRMAALAADARPKGITLLEAPISGTSKGLA
- a CDS encoding alcohol dehydrogenase catalytic domain-containing protein, whose translation is MARTSEQSRSLGDDLPDTMGAWVLGDPEELTLTDKPMPSPGRAEVLVRIDAVAICATDLEILTYGTPALIEGGPPFNKNYTPGHEYMGTVAALGPGVDEFAVGDRVTVEIHAGCGQCKRRRMGMYTSCHNYGLNYGDRNKGHRANGFTTGGGFAEYAVNNVYTLIRVPDAMSDEEATLVVTAGTSMYGLTEFGGLVAGENVVVIGPGPIGLLAVAVAKALGASPVVLAARAKAAMPLACNWGPIT
- a CDS encoding cupin domain-containing protein; this translates as MTTSQTHGPDHVVINQDPTAFAHWPDGLYQEMLGDLDNGCVGSVLVSETETMRIWHLHIPAGGRCRFHRHVNRYFWSALGDGKARGYFSSGVINDVVHYAGETKHFDYGDGDHMVHSVENIGETDLLFTTVEFIDGPNTPLAVPDEVRLKKPN
- a CDS encoding zinc-binding dehydrogenase; this translates as MDCAGNETTVNQAVAMTNRGGKICLAAFPKNAVEFDLGALAVNNIYLYGIRGEGRSATHRAMALMEAGTFDASLIHIHTFPMDDLPTALKYAKERIDDAIKVVVSNRPGVVGGAKSKGPQI
- a CDS encoding LysR family transcriptional regulator, with the protein product MPSMTIPSKRPNLPPLNGLRVFEAVARLGSFVAAADELCVTPAAVSQQIKALEAWLGMGLFDRHAQGVSLNDAGRSAAADLTQAFDIMGGAVVGLLRKASPLTIRIAALPSVAHLWLAPRLGALRAAVPDLRVSVTARETPPNLKREPFDLSLFVLDHGDMDDALAIARDEIFPVCAPDIAARLTTPTDLSAETLLSDVNWHADWETWNAGVSAGLDLRTPGPTFSLYGLALEEAKNSAGVLMGHGFLVNEPLQRGRLVAPFAEKIALNRSLCLQIGDTRGQDAVINRIVAVLLAG
- a CDS encoding dihydrodipicolinate synthase family protein translates to MTKARRGIYAAAVTPFDQNGRVQQEKLVGYCQHLLSDGGCDGVAPIGTTGEGTSTAMADRLALPAAFAEAGIEADRVIFGTGAPSLPDCVELTSAACASGYFNALILPPYYYKNASDDGLFAFYASVIEQVGRDDLRIFLYHFPQMSMVPFSTDLVLRLKTEFGPIIAGLKDSSGDFEQSRGFIEATGGVAEDFDVYPSSEAFLWDGLSTGSAGIISGSTNLTARAVQAAKNAPEGPARDAAMEVVRTARATASKYPLMASMKTAESWRSGDETWLTMQPPLRPMPEEQKAAFKKDLDAITAI